A window from Drosophila subobscura isolate 14011-0131.10 chromosome O, UCBerk_Dsub_1.0, whole genome shotgun sequence encodes these proteins:
- the LOC117899156 gene encoding putative odorant receptor 85e, producing MASLQFHGNVDADTRYDASLDPARELELFGLLMFVQLGMGMNPAPRLPRWWPLWLRPVGGLLAKAYCLIVILTSLHLGLLFTKTTLDVLPTGEVQPIADALIMTIIYFFTGYANIYWCLRSERLLAFMEHINREYRHHSLAGVTFVSSHTAHRWSRRFTSAWVLSCVMGVLTWGVSPLILGIRTLPLTCWYPFDALAPGTYTAVYATQLIGQISVGVTFGFGGSLFVTLCLLLLAQFDVLYCSLKNLDAHAKLLSGETIRRLGILQRDLLQSPATRELNQYAVLQEHPTDLLRLSAEAGSHRLGQVKAFHSALVECVRLHRFILYCGAELENLFSPYCLVKSMQITMQLCLLAFVGVSGTEEFLRIVNQIQYLVLTFFELLMFTYCGELLSRHSVRSGEAFWRGGWWKHAHFLRQDVLIFLVNSRRAVYVTAGKFYVMDVNRLRSVVTQAFSFLTLLQKLAAKKANTES from the exons ATGGCGAGTCTTCAGTTCCACGGCAACGTTGATGCGGACACCAGGTATGATGCGTCGTTGGATCCTGCGCGTGAGTTGGAATTGTTCGGCTTGCTGATGTTCGTGCAGCTGGGGATGGGCATGAACCCAGCTCCGAGATTGCCTAGATGGTGGCCCCTTTGGCTGCGGCCTGTAGGCGGGCTGCTGGCGAAGGCCTACTGCTTGATAGTGATCTTGACGTCGCTCCACTTGGGTCTGCTGTTCACCAAGACCACGCTAGACGTGCTGCCAACGGGCGAGGTACAGCCCATCGCGGATGCCCTGATCATGACCATCATATACTTCTTCACGGGCTACGCGAACATCTACTGGTGCTTGCGGTCGGAGCGACTGTTGGCCTTCATGGAGCACATCAATAGGGAGTATCGCCATCACTCGCTCGCTGGCGTGACCTTTGTGAGCAGCCACACGGCCCACAGGTGGTCCCGCAGGTTCACGTCCGCCTGGGTCCTGTCCTGCGTAATGGGTGTGCTCACCTGGGGTGTGTCCCCCCTGATTCTGGGCATTAGAACGCTTCCCCTGACCTGCTGGTATCCCTTTGATGCCCTCGCCCCAGGCACTTATACGGCAGTGTACGCCACTCAGCTCATCGGGCAGATTTCGGTTGGTGTCACGTTCGGCTTTGGCGGATCCCTGTTTGTCaccctctgcctgctgctgctggcccagtTCGATGTGCTCTACTGCAGCCTGAAGAACTTGGATGCCCACGCCAAGCTGCTCTCTGGCGAGACAATCAGACGCCTAGG CATTCTGCAACGAGACCTACTACAGAGCCCCGCCACACGAGAACTGAATCAATATGCCGTGCTGCAGGAGCATCCCACAGATCTGCTAAGGCTCTCCGCAGAAGCGGGATCTCATCGTCTGGGGCAGGTGAAAGCTTTTCACAGTGCTCTCGTGGAGTGTGTGCGACTGCATCGCTTCATCCTGTACTGCGGCGCGGAGCTGGAGAACCTATTCAGCCCGTACTGCCTGGTCAAGTCCATGCAGATAACGATGCAGCTTTGCCTGCTGGCGTTCGTGGGTGTGTCCGGCACCGAGGAGTTCCTGCGCATCGTCAACCAGATTCAGTACCTTGTGCTGACCTTCTTCGAGCTGCTGATGTTTACCTATTGCGGCGAGCTGCTCAGTCGGCACAGCGTGCGATCCGGAGAGGCTTTTTGGAGAGGCGGATGGTGGAAGCACGCCCACTTCCTGCGCCAGGATGTTCTCATCTTTCTCGTTAATAGCCGCCGGGCCGTGTATGTCACAGCCGGAAAATTCTATGTGATGGATGTGAATCGCCTGAGATCA GTTGTTACGCAGGCCTTCAGCTTCCTGACTCTGCTCCAGAAGTTAGCCGCCAAGAAGGCCAACACGGAGTCCTAA